A region from the Bubalus kerabau isolate K-KA32 ecotype Philippines breed swamp buffalo chromosome 23, PCC_UOA_SB_1v2, whole genome shotgun sequence genome encodes:
- the TMEM270 gene encoding transmembrane protein 270, which produces MEAIPPVRSSLSGSLLVVVKLSALLVQNRAHLYNFLLLKIFLFNHWLSGLTREAQGFHPSPKIAGCPVGRVLRAGLTLLEVPVCLALRVPRLVWAGLLGCARALGLGPKWLGAWEQLGLSAATWMDLFLSCLHSLMLAALLLLLLVWRLYRKAQCCSLGQLPRKALLQNRVVQRSLALLKSLYWWVESTVALTSWHLAYLVTWTTCLASHLLQAAFEHTDQLAQAQEAEPQKALGLSSETPPPGPPAPGARPVLPEPGTPGE; this is translated from the exons ATGGAGGCCATCCCTCCGGTCAGATCCAGCCTCTCGGGGTCTCTGCTGGTGGTGGTGAAGCTGTCCGCACTG CTCGTCCAGAACCGGGCCCACCTCTATAATTTCCTGCTCCTCAAGATCTTCCTCTTCAACCACTGGCTGTCGGGGCTGACTCGGGAGGCCCAGGGGTTCCACCCATCCCCTAAGATTGCTGGCTGCCCTGTGGGCCGGGTTCTCCGGGCCGGGCTGACACTGCTAGAGGTCCCTGTGTGCCTGGCGCTGCGGGTGCCCAGGCTGGTGTGGGCAGGCCTGCTGGGCTGTGCCCGGGCCTTGGGCCTGGGCCCAAAGTGGCTGGGGGCCTGGGAGCAGCTGGGCCTGTCTGCGGCCACCTGGATGGACCTGTTTCTGTCGTGTCTGCACAGCCTGATGCTGGCTgcattgctgttgctgctgctggtcTGGAGACTGTACCGGAAAGCCCAGTGCTGCAGCCTGGGCCAGCTGCCCAGGAAG gctctGCTGCAGAACCGCGTGGTGCAGAGGTCACTGGCGCTGCTGAAGAGTCTGTACTGGTGGGTGGAGAGCACGGTAGCGCTCACCTCCTGGCACCTGGCCTACCTCGTCACCTGGACCACCTGCCTAGCCTCCCACCTGCTGCAGGCCGCTTTTGAGCACACAGACCAGCTGGCCCAGGCCCAGGAGGCTGAGCCCCAGAAGGCCTTGGGGCTCTCGTCTGAGACCCCACCCCCTGGGCCCCCAGCCCCCGGGGCCAGGCCAGTCCTGCCAGAGCCTGGAACTCCTGGAGAATAA